From a region of the Corythoichthys intestinalis isolate RoL2023-P3 chromosome 7, ASM3026506v1, whole genome shotgun sequence genome:
- the hyi gene encoding putative hydroxypyruvate isomerase, translating to MSALRFCANISWLFTELPDFPQRMRAAAAAGFRAVEAAWLYDADPQELRRAKEDTGLEVVLINTPPGDVTAGELGLAAVPGREEDFQRGLQQAIEYARILDCKRIHLMAGRVPSNGAALGEMESVFVRNLGHAAELLAKEGMTGLIEPINTRLTDPRYFLSSPHHAADILKKVAKENIKLQMDVFHWQIMDGNLTQNMQRYLPLLGHVQVAQVPDRNEPDSDGEVNYRYVFSTLERLGYRGYVGCEYKPRGNTREGLGWLEDYWTPSSK from the exons ATGTCAGCGCTTCGGTTCTGCGCCAACATCAGCTGGCTGTTCACCGAACTTCCAGACTTCCCGCAGCGGATGCGGGCGGCCGCCGCGGCCGGCTTCCGAGCAGTGGAGGCGGCTTGGCTCTACGACGCCGACCCGCAAGAGCTCCGGAGGGCCAAGGAAGACACCGGCCTGGAGGTCGTTCTCATCAACACGCCGCCCG GTGACGTCACAGCCGGGGAACTCGGTTTGGCGGCGGTACCGGGAAGAGAAGAAGACTTTCAACGTGGACTGCAGCAGGCCATCGAATACGCGCGAATACTTGATTGCAAAAG gatCCACTTGATGGCCGGCCGCGTTCCGTCCAATGGTGCGGCGCTCGGCGAGATGGAGTCCGTGTTCGTGCGGAACCTAGGCCACGCCGCCGAACTGCTGGCCAAG GAAGGAATGACCGGCCTGATCGAACCCATCAACACGCGGCTGACGGACCCTCGCTACTTTCTGTCGTCACCTCACCACG CGGCGGACATCTTGAAGAAAGTGGCCAAGGAAAACATCAAACTACAAATG GATGTTTTCCACTGGCAAATTATGGACGGAAACTTGACGCAAAATATGCAGCGATATTTGCCACTGCTTG GTCACGTTCAGGTGGCTCAAGTTCCCGACCGAAACGAACCTGACAGCGACGGCGAGGTCAACTACCGTTACGTCTTCTCCACGCTGGAGAGGCTGGGCTACCGCGGCTACGTCGGTTGCGAGTACAAGCCGCGAG GAAACACGCGAGAAGGTTTGGGCTGGCTTGAAGATTACTGGACGCCAAGCAGCAAGTGA